One segment of Carya illinoinensis cultivar Pawnee chromosome 1, C.illinoinensisPawnee_v1, whole genome shotgun sequence DNA contains the following:
- the LOC122313573 gene encoding small G protein signaling modulator 1-like isoform X1: MSCGGGEDRQWSCGKAGAVNLQKVSSIIGEPCLSQSPKKVVTAVNKMLKAEKWHATFDSDGKVFGFHKALKLIVLGGVDPSIRPDVWEFLLGCYALGSTAEYRRQLRTARRERYKDLIKECQMMHSSIGTGSLAYVVGSKVMDMRTSSKDERIREAKVESRKASIDTTNNLENHRDWNCNCTDTSYACQRESSSNSADLVSVRGSTDSGAYDSSCYIPISGPYNCSSPREGREADGLQYVPEDCFIFPPLPVTDLFEKSGENKTSCKLHDDDISSKHNLRFEDDRMHSFQINNNEDLIIESNGSPSSNALHTIDSEIEMLHHDSHESILLSNNMLNETEIANRLRISDVPQAAITSTTSQGRPASEDRVSEWLWTLHRIVVDVVRTDSHLEFYEDTRNLARMSDILAVYAWVDPATGYCQGMSDLLSPFVVLFEDNADAFWCFEMLLRRMRDNFQMDGPTGVMKQLQALWHIVELTDKEMFAHLSHIGAESLHFAFRMLLVLFRRELSFNEALSMWEMIWAADFDESMAYNLEENCLEALVVQLPRDSGLEMREKISENGNCTTKGGGLPSNYGDVDHSMPHNIGVKSISSRPFCGLTRNFWSKNDRYQIYTVVSSTRTGHNELPVFCVAAILIMNRQKIIRETHSFDDMIKIFNDKMLIIHVKRCIRTAIKLRKKYLYKIIKIKSPEARNED; the protein is encoded by the exons ATGTCTTGTGGGGGTGGGGAGGACAGGCAATGGAGTTGCGGGAAAGCCGGGGCTGTCAATTTGCAGAAAGTGAGTTCGATCATTGGAGAGCCTTGCCTCTCTCAATCGCCTAAAAAGGTTGTAACGGCT GTAAACAAAATGCTTAAGGCAGAAAAGTGGCACGCAACTTTTGATAGTGATGGAAAGGTTTTTGGTTTCCACAAAGCACTCAAGTTGATTGTTTTGGGG GGGGTGGATCCATCTATTAGGCCAGACGTTTGGGAATTTCTACTCGGTTGTTATGCACTAGGAAGCACTGCTGAGTACCGAAGGCAACTGCGGACAGCCCGGAG GGAACGCTACAAGGACCTAATTAAGGAATGCCAAATGATGCATTCCAGTATAGGAACTGGTTCACTTGCCTATGTTGTGGGGTCCAAAGTTATGGATATGAGGACATCCTCCAAAGATGAAAGGATAAGGGAAGCTAAAGTGGAAAGTAGAAAAGCTTCTATTGACACCactaataatttagaaaatcATCGTGATTGGAATTGTAATTGTACAGATACATCATATGCATGTCAAAGAGAAAGCTCTAGCAATTCAGCCGACCTTGTCAGTGTGAGGGGAAGCACGGATAGTGGAGCATATGACTCTTCGTGTTATATACCTATTTCTGGTCCATACAACTGCAGTTCTCCAAGAGAAGGGAGAGAAGCAGATGGATTGCAGTATGTGCCTGAAGATTGTTTCATTTTTCCTCCTTTACCTGTCACTGATTTATTTGAGAAGAGtggagaaaataaaacatcatgcaAGTTGCATGATGATGATATTTCTAGTAAACATAATCTGAGATTTGAGGACGACAGAATGCACAGTTTTCAAATTAACAACAATGAAGATTTAATTATAGAATCAAACGGCTCGCCATCTAGCAATGCCTTGCATACTATAGACTCTGAAATTGAAATGCTCCATCATGATTCCCATGAATCAATATTGTTGTCCAATAATATGCTGAATGAAACCGAAATAGCAAATCGGTTGAGAATATCAGATGTACCACAAGCAGCAATAACTTCGACAACATCTCAAGGACGGCCTGCCAGTGAGGACAGAGTATCGGAATGGCTTTGGACTCTACACCGAATCG ttgttGACGTTGTAAGAACAGATAGTCATCTTGAATTCTACGAGGATACAAGAAACTTAGCTAGGATGTCAGATATTCTTGCTGTTTACGCTTGGGTTGATCCTGCAACTGGTTATTGTCAAG GTATGAGTGACTTGCTGTCTCCTTTTGTTGTCCTCTTCGAGGATAATGCTGATGCTTTTTGGTGCTTTGAGATGCTTTTGAGGAGAATG CGTGACAATTTTCAGATGGATGGACCAACCGGAGTGATGAAGCAGTTGCAAGCACTGTGGCATATTGTAGAACTCACAGACAAGGAAATGTTTGCACATTTGTCCCATATAGGTGCTGAAAGCCTTCATTTTGCATTTCGGATGCTGCTGGTACTCTTTCGTCGGGAGTTATCTTTTAATGAGGCTCTTTCTATGTGGGAG ATGATATGGGCAGCTGACTTTGATGAATCAATGGCCTACAATTTAGAGGAGAACTGTCTTGAAGCCTTGGTAGTGCAGCTTCCTAGGGATTCTGGActagaaatgagagaaaaaattagcGAAAATGGTAATTGTACCACGAAGGGTGGGGGCTTGCCATCAAATTATGGAGATGTAGACCACTCCATGCCACACAACATTGGAGTGAAATCAATATCATCCCGTCCCTTTTGTGGCTTGACGAGGAATTTCTGGTCAAAGAATGATCGTTACCAAATATATACTGTGGTCTCTTCAACTAGGACCGGGCATAATGAGTTACCAGTTTTCTGTGTGGCAGCAATTCTTATTATGAACCGTCAGAAAATTATCAGAGAAACCCATTCATTTGATGATATGATAAAG ATTTTCAATGATAAAATGCTGATAATCCATGTCAAAAGATGTATACGCACAGCAATAAAACTCAGAAAGAAGTATCTCTACAAG ATAATCAAGATAAAGAGTCCTGAAGCTCGTAATGAGGACTAG
- the LOC122313573 gene encoding small G protein signaling modulator 1-like isoform X2: protein MSCGGGEDRQWSCGKAGAVNLQKVSSIIGEPCLSQSPKKVNKMLKAEKWHATFDSDGKVFGFHKALKLIVLGGVDPSIRPDVWEFLLGCYALGSTAEYRRQLRTARRERYKDLIKECQMMHSSIGTGSLAYVVGSKVMDMRTSSKDERIREAKVESRKASIDTTNNLENHRDWNCNCTDTSYACQRESSSNSADLVSVRGSTDSGAYDSSCYIPISGPYNCSSPREGREADGLQYVPEDCFIFPPLPVTDLFEKSGENKTSCKLHDDDISSKHNLRFEDDRMHSFQINNNEDLIIESNGSPSSNALHTIDSEIEMLHHDSHESILLSNNMLNETEIANRLRISDVPQAAITSTTSQGRPASEDRVSEWLWTLHRIVVDVVRTDSHLEFYEDTRNLARMSDILAVYAWVDPATGYCQGMSDLLSPFVVLFEDNADAFWCFEMLLRRMRDNFQMDGPTGVMKQLQALWHIVELTDKEMFAHLSHIGAESLHFAFRMLLVLFRRELSFNEALSMWEMIWAADFDESMAYNLEENCLEALVVQLPRDSGLEMREKISENGNCTTKGGGLPSNYGDVDHSMPHNIGVKSISSRPFCGLTRNFWSKNDRYQIYTVVSSTRTGHNELPVFCVAAILIMNRQKIIRETHSFDDMIKIFNDKMLIIHVKRCIRTAIKLRKKYLYKIIKIKSPEARNED, encoded by the exons ATGTCTTGTGGGGGTGGGGAGGACAGGCAATGGAGTTGCGGGAAAGCCGGGGCTGTCAATTTGCAGAAAGTGAGTTCGATCATTGGAGAGCCTTGCCTCTCTCAATCGCCTAAAAAG GTAAACAAAATGCTTAAGGCAGAAAAGTGGCACGCAACTTTTGATAGTGATGGAAAGGTTTTTGGTTTCCACAAAGCACTCAAGTTGATTGTTTTGGGG GGGGTGGATCCATCTATTAGGCCAGACGTTTGGGAATTTCTACTCGGTTGTTATGCACTAGGAAGCACTGCTGAGTACCGAAGGCAACTGCGGACAGCCCGGAG GGAACGCTACAAGGACCTAATTAAGGAATGCCAAATGATGCATTCCAGTATAGGAACTGGTTCACTTGCCTATGTTGTGGGGTCCAAAGTTATGGATATGAGGACATCCTCCAAAGATGAAAGGATAAGGGAAGCTAAAGTGGAAAGTAGAAAAGCTTCTATTGACACCactaataatttagaaaatcATCGTGATTGGAATTGTAATTGTACAGATACATCATATGCATGTCAAAGAGAAAGCTCTAGCAATTCAGCCGACCTTGTCAGTGTGAGGGGAAGCACGGATAGTGGAGCATATGACTCTTCGTGTTATATACCTATTTCTGGTCCATACAACTGCAGTTCTCCAAGAGAAGGGAGAGAAGCAGATGGATTGCAGTATGTGCCTGAAGATTGTTTCATTTTTCCTCCTTTACCTGTCACTGATTTATTTGAGAAGAGtggagaaaataaaacatcatgcaAGTTGCATGATGATGATATTTCTAGTAAACATAATCTGAGATTTGAGGACGACAGAATGCACAGTTTTCAAATTAACAACAATGAAGATTTAATTATAGAATCAAACGGCTCGCCATCTAGCAATGCCTTGCATACTATAGACTCTGAAATTGAAATGCTCCATCATGATTCCCATGAATCAATATTGTTGTCCAATAATATGCTGAATGAAACCGAAATAGCAAATCGGTTGAGAATATCAGATGTACCACAAGCAGCAATAACTTCGACAACATCTCAAGGACGGCCTGCCAGTGAGGACAGAGTATCGGAATGGCTTTGGACTCTACACCGAATCG ttgttGACGTTGTAAGAACAGATAGTCATCTTGAATTCTACGAGGATACAAGAAACTTAGCTAGGATGTCAGATATTCTTGCTGTTTACGCTTGGGTTGATCCTGCAACTGGTTATTGTCAAG GTATGAGTGACTTGCTGTCTCCTTTTGTTGTCCTCTTCGAGGATAATGCTGATGCTTTTTGGTGCTTTGAGATGCTTTTGAGGAGAATG CGTGACAATTTTCAGATGGATGGACCAACCGGAGTGATGAAGCAGTTGCAAGCACTGTGGCATATTGTAGAACTCACAGACAAGGAAATGTTTGCACATTTGTCCCATATAGGTGCTGAAAGCCTTCATTTTGCATTTCGGATGCTGCTGGTACTCTTTCGTCGGGAGTTATCTTTTAATGAGGCTCTTTCTATGTGGGAG ATGATATGGGCAGCTGACTTTGATGAATCAATGGCCTACAATTTAGAGGAGAACTGTCTTGAAGCCTTGGTAGTGCAGCTTCCTAGGGATTCTGGActagaaatgagagaaaaaattagcGAAAATGGTAATTGTACCACGAAGGGTGGGGGCTTGCCATCAAATTATGGAGATGTAGACCACTCCATGCCACACAACATTGGAGTGAAATCAATATCATCCCGTCCCTTTTGTGGCTTGACGAGGAATTTCTGGTCAAAGAATGATCGTTACCAAATATATACTGTGGTCTCTTCAACTAGGACCGGGCATAATGAGTTACCAGTTTTCTGTGTGGCAGCAATTCTTATTATGAACCGTCAGAAAATTATCAGAGAAACCCATTCATTTGATGATATGATAAAG ATTTTCAATGATAAAATGCTGATAATCCATGTCAAAAGATGTATACGCACAGCAATAAAACTCAGAAAGAAGTATCTCTACAAG ATAATCAAGATAAAGAGTCCTGAAGCTCGTAATGAGGACTAG